The sequence below is a genomic window from Actinokineospora baliensis.
CCGCCGCTCCCGGCGCACCCCCGACCTCCCGGTCCCCGTCGACACCGGACCGCCAGGCCTGCTCGCCTCGTACCGCACCGGCCTGGTGACCAACCTGACCAACCCGAAAGCGGGCGTCCTCTACCTCGCCCTGTTCCCGCAGTTCCTCATCCCCGGCGAGGACACCCTCACCCACACCGCAGTCCTCGCCGCCGCGCAGATGTCCATCAGCGCCACGTGGTACTCGCTGGTCGTCCTCGTGGTCGGCACTGTCCGCGAAGCCCTTTCCCGGCCCACCGTCCGCCGACGGATGGACCAGGTGATGGGCGTTGTCCTCATTGGACTCGGCATCCGCCTGGCCACCGCGTCGACGTAGCGGTCACACGATGTTGGCCGCGATGAGCTGCTGCCAGATCTCGGCCTGGTCGACGACCTCGACGCCGTGCTTCTCGGCCTTGGTCAGCTTCGCGGCGCCCACCTCCGCGCCGGTGATGAGCATGTCGGTGTTGGCCGACACCGACGACGCCGTGGTGGCGCCCGCCTTCTCGCAGAGGCGCTGGAAGGTGGGGCGGGGGACCTTCTCGCCGGTGCGGGGGTCGTTGATGGTCCCGGTGACGACCACGGTCTTGCCCGCCAGCGGCGCGTCGGAGGCGACCTGCGGGGGCAGGTCCTCGTCGCGGACGTCCAGGGAGACGCCGTGCTCGCGGAGGCGGTCGATCTCGGAGCGCAGGCGACCCAGGTGTTCGTTCAAGGACGCGGCGACCTTGGGGCCGATGTCCTCCACGGCGACCAGGCGCTCTTCGTCCGCGTCTGCCACTTCCTCCAGCGAGGTGAACCCGGCGCGGCACAGGCGGGTGGCGGTGCCCTCGGAGGCCATCGGGATCGCCAGGCCGATCAGCGCCCGGCGCAGCCCGACCGCGCGGCTGGTGGCGATGGAGTCGATCATGCGGGTGGCCGACACCTCGCCGACCCGGTCGAACTCCAGCAGTTGGTCCCTGGTCAGGGTGTAGAAGTCCGACGGGCTCTCCAGCAGCCCCGCCTCGGCCAGCCGCTCGATCCACACCGGACCGATGGCCTCGATGTCGGCCGCCGCCCGCGACGCCCAGTGCACCAGCCTGCGCACCGTCTGCGCGGGGCAGGCCAGGTTGACGCAGAACAGCTCGCGGCTGTTGCCCTGCTCCACCACCGCCTGACCGCACGACGGGCACGTCACCGGCGGCACGATGTCGCGCTCGGCGCCGGTGCGCGCGGACTCGTCGAGCACCCCCGCCACGAACGGGATCACGTCCCCCGCGCGGCGCACCAGCACCGTGTCGCCGATCTTGATGCCGCGGGCCCGGATCACCTCCTGGTTCGCCAGGGTCGCGCGGGTGACCGTGCCGCCGCCGACGAACACCGGCTCCAGGTGCGCGACCGGGGCGATCTTGCCGGTCTTGCCCACATCCCACACCACGTCCGACAGCACCGTGGTGCGCTCCTCGGCCGCGAACTTGTACGCCAGCGCCCCGCGCGGGGAACTCGACCTGGTCCCGGCGGCCGCGTAGGCGACCCGGTCGGCCAGCCGC
It includes:
- a CDS encoding LysE family translocator, with the translated sequence MIPWAFVLTCVVVAVSPGPALAVMINQSLRWGRPAGFAAVAGNTTGLVFWAAASVFGLTALIHASEVAFVTLKIVGAAYLCWVGVQALRRSRRTPDLPVPVDTGPPGLLASYRTGLVTNLTNPKAGVLYLALFPQFLIPGEDTLTHTAVLAAAQMSISATWYSLVVLVVGTVREALSRPTVRRRMDQVMGVVLIGLGIRLATAST
- the ligA gene encoding NAD-dependent DNA ligase LigA, translating into MNVEERIRELADQVVVLRDAYYRGSPLVADAEYDAVEDELRELIAANPDLAPDPNPLEQVGAPTVLHAPVRHSRPMLSLEKATTAEQVAAFFARFPGQSVVVMPKLDGLSLALVYEDGRLARAVTRGDGTTGDDVTPLVRALADGVPERIGAPGRVEVRGEAVMLRSTFTAYNAAHQDKPLINPRNAAAGTLRAKDPATVAGRELFFFAFDLDTSAPDSAAADLEQGLSTLGFSVADMRHCQDAEAASGVIAAIEQGRDQLDYDLDGAVLRLADRVAYAAAGTRSSSPRGALAYKFAAEERTTVLSDVVWDVGKTGKIAPVAHLEPVFVGGGTVTRATLANQEVIRARGIKIGDTVLVRRAGDVIPFVAGVLDESARTGAERDIVPPVTCPSCGQAVVEQGNSRELFCVNLACPAQTVRRLVHWASRAAADIEAIGPVWIERLAEAGLLESPSDFYTLTRDQLLEFDRVGEVSATRMIDSIATSRAVGLRRALIGLAIPMASEGTATRLCRAGFTSLEEVADADEERLVAVEDIGPKVAASLNEHLGRLRSEIDRLREHGVSLDVRDEDLPPQVASDAPLAGKTVVVTGTINDPRTGEKVPRPTFQRLCEKAGATTASSVSANTDMLITGAEVGAAKLTKAEKHGVEVVDQAEIWQQLIAANIV